Part of the Planctomycetota bacterium genome is shown below.
GGGTTCGCCGAGTTGCTTCGGTCGGTGCTACGCCAGTCGCCGGACGTGGTGATGATTGGCGAGGTGCGTGACGCGGAGACGGCCAAGACGGCGGTCCGGGCCGCCAACAGCGGCATGCTCGTGCTCGCCACGCTCCATGCTCCCAACGCCGCCGCGGCGATTCAGTCCATGCGGGCTTACGACATCCCGCCGCATTTCCTCTCGACGAGCCTGCGTGGCGTCGTGAGTCAACGGCTCACCCGCACGCTCGACCCGGCGAGCCGGCAGGAGATCGACATCTCCGACGCCACCCACACGTTCGACGACATCAAGCATCTGCTCAAGGAAGGCGAGGGCACCAAGCTCTACATGCCCGGCCCCACGCCCGAGAACCAGATGACCGGCTACAACGGCCGGACCGGCGTCTTCGAGGTGCTCGAAGTCACCCAGGAGATTCGCAACCTCATCGCCGACGGTGCGCCGGCCAGCCAGATCCGAAAGCAGGCCAGCCAGGACGGCATGCTCGAGTTCCGCGAGGCCGCCTTGCTCAAGGTCGCGCACGGCCAAACGACCACGGAAGAAGTCTTCCGCGTCATTCCCAGCGAGCAGTTGCTCGTCGATTCGTACTGAGAAGTGGGACGTGTAAACACGGAAGGGTGAAGTTTGCGGAAGGACCGTTCCCTCTGCCAACTTCACCTTTCCGCGTTCACATCTCAAACTTCGTTACAGCGCGTCGGTGTCGGTCTCGCCGGTACGGATGCGGACGACCTTGGCGACGGGGTAGATGAAGATCTTGCCGTCGCCGACGTTGCCCGTGCGGGCGGCGGTGGCGATGGCGCTGACGGCGTTGTCGGAATCCTCGGCCTTGACGCAGACCTTGATCAGCACCTTCGTGTTGAACGAACTTTCGACGGTGGCGCCGCGGTAGGTTTCTTTGTGTCCGAGCTGTCGGCCGTAGCCCTTGGCGTCGATCACGGTGAGCCCGAGGACATTCATTTGGGCGAGTGATGATTTAACGGCGTCGAGCTTGTCGGTGTTGATCACCGCTTCGATCATGTGCATGACGCAATCTCCTGCGTGTTTGTAGTGGGTTGTGCGGAAGGGCGGTTCGACCCTTCGCGGCGCGGTCGCTGAGCAATGGTAAGGGAAACCGAACGGGTTTGTAAGCCTGTCGTGCAAATAGGCAATATCGCAACCGACCTCGTGTCCGGGTCGGCCGGGCGAAACCCCATCCCGGAACCGGGGTTGGCGCGGCGCTAAGCTCGGGGGTGTTGCTCGAACCCGAGATGCTCGTTGCCCAGGCGTTGCAGCCCCGGCGACGTTTTCCGCCGCAATACCTCCTCATGATCGGGGCGGCCTCGGGCATCGCGGCACTGCTTTTGGCGACCGGGGCGGGCGGGTTCATGCTTCCGGCCCGGTTGGCGGGCGTGATGCTGCTCGGCAGTGCGGCGATCGCCGCGTTCTGGAGCGTGCGCGGGTCGGCCGGGCAGTTTCGCCAGGAGCAAGTTTGGGCCGAGACGCTCTACGACATGATCCGCCTGCGCAACTGGGACTCGGCCCGCCGGCTGACCGCGAAGTTGCTCGCTAAGGACTTCGTCAATCCTCAGGCCAAGGTGCAAGTGCTGACGCTGTGGTCGGTGCTTCTGGGCCGCGACGGGATGCACGACCAGGCCGCCGCGGTGCAGGGGGCGTTGTTGGAACGGATCCAGGGCCCCGCGACGGCGACACTACTGGCCGGGCAGGCCATGGCGCTACTGCGGTGCGACCGGCTGGTCGATGCCGACGTGGTGCTGCGAAACCTGCGGGCCGACCTCTCGGGCTATGAGGAAATCCCCGACGAGGCGCAGGCCACCCTGATGCTGGCCGAGATGTTCCGCGACGTGCAGACCAACCACCTCGACGAGGTCCTCGGCGTGTATGGCGATCATCTGGACCTCTTCCGCAATGGGCTGGGCGTCCGGGTGGCCGATGTGCATGCGTTGGCGGCGGTCGCGTTGCACAGGACGGATGATCCGGGCTGGGTCGACGCTTGGCGGAAAGCGACGTTGCTGATCGACGCGGCCGAGCTTCAACGCCGCTACCCCGAAGTCGAGCCGCTGATCCAGTCCGCGAAGGAGGGGTCATGAACACATCGACGGCGATCTCCACGCTCCTGCGCGACCTGACGGTGGGGCGTTTGGTCCACAAGCTGTTGCTGGCGGTGGTTGCGGGGCTGTTCGTGTACTCGCTGCTCGGCGGGGCGGCGTGGTCGCGGTTCGCGGCGTTCGGGCTGGTGACGGCGTACTTCGCGCTCACGGTCTGGTCGCTGCGGGCGGGTCGAATCACCGGCGAGACCGCCCAGCTCATCGCCGCCGGCCGACACGATGAGGCGGAAGATCGCATGCAGGAGGCCGTCAAGCGGTTCGGCGTGGTCCGGCCGTTGAAGATGGCCACGCTTCACCAACTCGCCGTGCTCCGTCACGCCCAGGGGCGATGGTCCGAGGCAGTCGACGCCGGGGCGGCGTTCCTCGGGCAAACTCGCGGGCGTTCGTCGATGCAGTCCGGCACCGAGTTGCTCGTGGCCGAGGCCGCGCTCGAAGCCGATGACCTTCACACCGCCCACCGGCTGATCGTCGCCCTGCGGTCCAAGCCGCTGAGCACCGATCACTTCGCCGCGTTGCTCGTGCTGCAACTCGATTATCAGAGCCGGCTCGGGCTGTGGGCGGCGATGGACCACAACGTCCCGGCCAAGTTGAATCTGCTGGACTTGCGGCCCGGTCCGGAGGCGGGGCGGGGGTGTGCGTTGATCGCCTTGGCCCAACTGAAACTCGGCCGGGGTGATCTCGGGCGAGCCTTATCGGAGCGCGCCACACTACTGGAATCAGCGGCGGCGCTGGTTGACGGGCGGCCCCTACTTCGCGACATTTTGAAATAGTCCCACGTCGGTTCCGGGGGCTAATGTCGCAGAGTTGCCGCTTCGGGGGATCGTCAGATAAGAACGAAAGAGTCGAACGGATGACCCAGGATATTTCTCAACGTATTGGCTGGCGGTTCGGGACGGCGATTTGCTTCGCGGTGGCCGTTGGTTTGGTCGCGTTTTCGGTCTGGCTCGCCGTCGAAGCGGTCACCAAGCCCACGCCGATCGACGCGTGGACGGTGCGACTGGCCGCGATGTCGTCCCTGGCGTTGGCCCATCTCCTCTTGGCATGGGGCGTGACGAGCCGGGTGTACCCCGTCTCGCCGATCGACAAGAGCATCGCGTTGACATCCATGTTGGTCGGGACACTCGCGGGTGTGGGGGCGTTAGCCCTGGCACTGGCATAAGTTTGGTCGTAACTCCGGGGTGTCGGGCGCTTGTCGGTGGCATGCGGCGAGAAAAACTTCGACTTGCTTACCCATCTTGCGCAGTCTGCACTTGTCCCGCAGCGTTGACGTGGCATGCTACTGACCCCATGTCGCCCGCATCGCTTTCCCGTAAGTTTCTGCTGATCGTGGCCGTATTCGGCTCGATGATCGGTTTTGCGCCCGCTGCTCATGCGCAGGATGACTCGGCCAACGCCGCGCTCGCCGAGCAGTACCACCTCATCGCACAACTCGAACTCGATGTCGTGCCGTTGGAGGATCACCACCTCACCCGTGCTGCGGCCCTGCTCGGAGCTGCCGCGCAGCTCGATCCGATGCAGCCCCGGCATCCCCGGCTGCTCGCGGCGGTCCACATGCTTCGCGGTGACCGGGAAGCTGCGCTGACGGCCCTGAACAACTACGGCAAGCTCCGCCCGGACGACGAAGTCGCCCGGATCCAGTACGTCGACCTTGTCACCGCCGGCATGCAGAATGCCCAGAACAAGGTGGCATTTCTTCAGAACCGGATCGTCGACAACGAGCGATTGAGCGACGGCCTGCGGAGCCATGCGGCCGTGAAGCTGCACGATTTGCACGTTGAACGCGGACAGCAGGCCAAAGCTGACGCGGCACTGGCGAAGGCGCTTGAACTCAACGACGTCAACCCGGCCGCCCGGCAGCGGTCGTTCGAGAAGACCCTTCGCACCGGCGACGCCCTCGATCGCATCACCGCGCTGTGCGAACTGCTGCGGAGCAACGTGGCCCAGCCGGCGGTCATGACCTCGCTCGGCTCGGAGCTGGCCCGTTTGAACATGCTCGAGGAGGCGCTCGACTGGTACGAGCGCGGCAACGAACTCGCCCTCGAAATGCAGCTCCGCGGCGTACCGGCCGATTACGTGGACCAAGGCGCGTTGCTGCTGATCAACAGCCAGCCCCAGGAGGCCCGCGTCATCGGGCTGACCCTGCAGCAGGACGCCGAGAACTTCGTCGTCGGTGAACAGATCGCGCTGCTCTCGGAAAAGCAGCAGGAGATCATGGCCGAGGGCGTGATGGATCAGATGTCGGCCCGGTTCGACCAGCTTGTCACCGACCTTGCGGGTGAGGCGGAGTTTGACATGGCGGGGCGTGAGCCGACCGCGGTCGTCGTTGAGCTTTTTGAGACGCTGCTCGCCGCCGACCCGTTCCGTGCGGACGTGCTCATCGGCCAGATCGACGCGGTGGTTCGCGGCGACCTGCTGATTGCGGAGAAGCCGACCAACCCCGACCTGCTCGCGGCACTGACCGAACTCGTCGGCGAAAAGGACCCGCTCATCGTGTCGTACGCCGGCCTTCAGGCGTTGCGTGAAGGCACGCCCGATGCCGCCCGTGTGAAGTTCGACGCGGTCAAGGATCAGCACCCGTTCGCGGCGATGGGTTTGGTGTTGCTCGACGCGGCGGACGCACCGGCGGACGAGATTCGCGCCCGCGCCAGCGACGTGCTCAATGACCGGCCGTTCGGCATCACCGGCGCGTTCGTGTTCGACCAGCTTCGGCAGTTCAACGTGCGGGTTCTGCCGCCCGAGAATCTGCCCGCCATTCGCAACGCGTTGGCGGTGTTCCCCAGCCAACTGCTGGACCTGCTCGACCCGGCCGAGCAGCGCAACTTCTACGACGTGCGCATGCGGCCGTTGCGGATCGCCCATGAGTACGGGTCACCGATGTACGTCCGCGTCACCATCGCGAACACCGGCGAGTATCCGCTGACGCTCGGCCCCGGCGGCGTGATTCGCAGTGAGTTGCAGTTCGACGCTTCGGTCGGCAATCAGGGCGCGATCCCGGCGGTCGCCATCGGCCAAATCGGCGGCCAAGTCCGGCTTGATCGCAACGAAGAAACCACGCGCGACTACCGGATCGACCTCGGCGTGCTCAACCAGGCGCTGGCCACCGACCCTTCGCGTCCGATCACCATCTTCGTCAGCGCGATCACCAACCCGGTGCAGTTGCAGGGTGAGCGCGTTGGCCCCGGGCCGGGAGGCTTCCGCACGCAGATGCGCCAGCCGATCGAGCGCGGTGCCAAGGCTCTTGGGAACGCCGAGGTGCAGGATCAACTCTTTACGCAGATCGTGCGTGGCGCCGGTGGCGAGAAGATCCGGGCGATCCAGACGCTCACGCGGTACGTGCAGTTGTTCGAGCTGCAGAATCAGGCCGTCGCCGAAGCGGGCGAGGGCCCACAAATCGAGCAGGCGGAGATCAACGCGATCGCTCGGCGTATCCGTCGTGCCCGCGACGTCGAGATCGACCCGGCCGTTCGCTCCTGGGCGGGACTGGCGATGGTTCAACTCGCGGCCGAGGAGGAACGGGTGACGCTCATTGACGCCATGGTGTCCGACGATGATCCGACCGTGCGTTTGGGCGGATTGATGGCGACGTTGTCGCTTAACAAGCCGGAGCAGGCGTCCATCGCGGCGTCGTTGACCGATGATCCCGATCCAGAAATCGCCGCGTATGCCGCAGGCGTGCTGGCGATTCCGGCCGAGGAGACCGGCGACGAGGCCCCGGCGGGGCAGTAGCCGTTGGTTTGGCCGATTGCGGTGGAACACCCACCGGCACCGGGCCTACCCTGTGCGTCCCGAAGCACATGGCCAACGCCGTGCGCTGATATCCGATTCCGTATCTCAGAACAGGCAGACCCATGTCCCTCGACTCCTCGCTCCGCAGCGGCAACTCGCTCAAACGCCATCGCAACGTCCTGACCCGCGCCGAGCGGCTCGAGAAGCTGCTCGAATCCGGTAAGCGGACCGAGGCCGACGGCGTCTACGGCCTGCCCAAAGTCGGCAACCGTAAACCCAGCGTCGGCAAGAAGACCGTCAAGAAGAAAGACGACGACGAGAAAAAGAAGTAACGCCGCGCTGCGGACGCCATCGTTAGCGGCAGCCGCGTAAGCACTTCCATCCCACACGGGTTGATCATCGAACGACGGAGCTGCCCGCTCTGTCGTTCGTGTTTTGCGCTGTTACCCTTCTTGCATGTCCGATCCGATCTCAGCCCGTGCCAAAGCCGTCGACGCCTCGGGTATCCGGAAGGTGTTCGATCTCGCGGCGAAGTTGGAAAACCCGATCAACCTGAGCATCGGCCTGCCGGACTTCGACGTACCGGAAATCGCCAAGACCGTGGCGAAAGATGCGATCGACGCCGGGTTCAATCGCTACACGCCGACCCAGGGCATCCCCGAACTGCGCGAGCGGCTCAAAGCCGACCTCGACGCCGAGATGGGCCGCGACGTCGGTGATGTCTTCATTGCCTCGGGCGTCAGCGGGGCGCTGATGCTCGCGATCATGGCGTTGGTCGATCCGGGTGATGAGGTGGTGTTCCTTGACCCGTACTTCGTCATGTATCGCCACCTGGTCACGATGGCCGGCGGGGTGAGTGTGCCGGTCGACAGCTACCCGGACTTCCGGTTCGACGCCGCGAAGATCGAAGCCGCCATCACGCCCCGGACCAAGCTGCTGATCGTCAACTCGCCGAGCAACCCTACGGGCGTGACGATGTCGCCCGACGAGGTCCGCGCCGCCGCCGAGCTGGCCCGCAAGCACGACATCATCCTGCTGACCGACGAGATCTACGACGCGTTCCGTTTCGATGACACCGACGGCCTCTACAGCCCGGCGATGCTCTACGACCGCACGCTCATCCTCCGTGGCTTTTCCAAGACGCATGGCATGACCGGCTGGCGTGTTGCCTACGTCGCCGGGCCCAGCGAGATCGTCGAGCAGATGATCAAGCTCCAGCAGTACAGCTACGTTTGTGCCCCGAGTCCGTTCCAGAAAGGGGCGTTGGCCGCGTTGGACGCGGACATGTCGGGCCACATCACCGCTTATCGCCGAAAGCGTGACATCGTCGTCGAGGCGCTCTCGGGCACGTTCGAACTCGCGCGGCCCGACGGAGCGTTCTACGCCTTCCCGCAAGCACCCGCCGGCCTGACCGCGACGGACTTCTGCACCGCCGCGATCGAGAAGAACGTTTTGACCATTCCGGGCAATGTCTTCAGCGGTCGGGATACACACTTCCGCGTGAGCTTCGCCGCTCCGGATGAGAAGCTCCGCGAGGGTTGCCGAATTCTCTGCGAGGTGGCTGGATGAATCTCGCGGCGGAGATCGAGAAGTTCGATGGTGTTCACACCGATGTTCTTGAATCTGCCGCGCTGCGTTGGGAGCCGACGGCGGCCGATGTGAGGTTGCT
Proteins encoded:
- a CDS encoding small basic protein, whose translation is MSLDSSLRSGNSLKRHRNVLTRAERLEKLLESGKRTEADGVYGLPKVGNRKPSVGKKTVKKKDDDEKKK
- a CDS encoding P-II family nitrogen regulator, with the translated sequence MHMIEAVINTDKLDAVKSSLAQMNVLGLTVIDAKGYGRQLGHKETYRGATVESSFNTKVLIKVCVKAEDSDNAVSAIATAARTGNVGDGKIFIYPVAKVVRIRTGETDTDAL
- a CDS encoding aminotransferase class I/II-fold pyridoxal phosphate-dependent enzyme; this encodes MSDPISARAKAVDASGIRKVFDLAAKLENPINLSIGLPDFDVPEIAKTVAKDAIDAGFNRYTPTQGIPELRERLKADLDAEMGRDVGDVFIASGVSGALMLAIMALVDPGDEVVFLDPYFVMYRHLVTMAGGVSVPVDSYPDFRFDAAKIEAAITPRTKLLIVNSPSNPTGVTMSPDEVRAAAELARKHDIILLTDEIYDAFRFDDTDGLYSPAMLYDRTLILRGFSKTHGMTGWRVAYVAGPSEIVEQMIKLQQYSYVCAPSPFQKGALAALDADMSGHITAYRRKRDIVVEALSGTFELARPDGAFYAFPQAPAGLTATDFCTAAIEKNVLTIPGNVFSGRDTHFRVSFAAPDEKLREGCRILCEVAG